The DNA window GAAGTAACAAGTGCTAGGAcaggaggaaacagcctcaggttgtaccaggggaggtttagattggtTATTAGGAAAACTCTTCACAggaagggttgtcaagcactggcacaggctgcccagggaggtagctgagtcaccattcctggaggtgtttagTGGATTGcatagatgtggcacttggggacatggttcaGTGATGGCTTGGCAGCACTGAGGTAACAGCAAGACTcaaaagatcttttccaacctaaattattttttgatgCAGTATTTGtctttctgtggcttttttggTGAAAACTAAAATAGGTCAAGCTATGCCATATTTTCATAAGATTATTCTAATatctttctgatttttattgtAGGTATTACTAAGCTTGAAGGTTTTCATCTGTGACTGTTGCcagaaaagatgaagaaaactaCCTGGAGTAGAAAGAACTTTCTGCTTGTAGCAGGACTGTCACTTATAGGTGTCCATTTAGGAAGCATGGTTGTAAACTTTGTTGCAAAAAAGTCTGCTCAATCTCATTCAGAAGCTAAAAGAGATGGTCAGGAATGAAATAGCTTCCTGCTGTCACTATCAGTTTTGCAACATGATTTAAGCCTCGTTTTAAGAGAGCTGTGATGAGTAGTTTCAGGAATGTTATACACACTGTTTTGCAGTGAAAATAATAATCCTTACCTGCGAAGAATTAAAATGTACTGCTCTTAAAATTTCAAAGTGCAATGAATTGTAGTTCcaagtaaaaatgaaatgttttcccAGAATTAAAATCTTGCCTTCAAAATGTCTCGCCTTGAAGCTAAAAAGCCTCCGTTATTTATTAGTGAGCCTTTAACTGGAGATGCAGTGAGTCAGTCACTGTCTCTGCTGAGTGGAATATTAAAATCTTCCTACGGTCCTGCTGGTCGACTCAAACAGCTCCACAATGGTGTGGGGGGCTGTGTTTGTACCACTTCCCAGTCCTCAGCCCTCCTGGGGCACCTTTCCGTCA is part of the Poecile atricapillus isolate bPoeAtr1 chromosome 3, bPoeAtr1.hap1, whole genome shotgun sequence genome and encodes:
- the LOC131576863 gene encoding uncharacterized LOC128706666 homolog, coding for MKKTTWSRKNFLLVAGLSLIGVHLGSMVVNFVAKKSAQSHSEAKRDGQE